AGCGTGTAGCACCTGAAGGTTTctgatttcattaatttttctgTGAGCGTGttgactttttcttctttcaggttAAAAGCAATGATGACCTCTTAGCGGCTATGGCTGGAGGGAATCCTTCATCAAGTAGTGCCGTCACTAAGACCAAGAGGACTACGTCTGTTGGCACAAGCGCTAGCAACTTAGACAGCAAGCCAAAGACAACTTCAGGTATCTCAAAAAAATGTATCCCACAGGTTTGGAATGTATTCGTGGCTGGAGCTGCTCCTCCTGGAGCTTGCTTCTGCCGGAGATTTCTTAATGTTAAAGGGGAGGTTTTCTTCCTCACTGTTGCCAAGGGATTGCTCATCTAATTGTTGgccttttctctgtattattgtaaggtctttaccttacaataggAGGTGCCTTGAGGCACCAAAATGATGATGTTGGGACATGAGCGAGAGACCCAAGCAGCACAATGATAGTGAAGATCATCACAACAGCAGCTGCTGGTTAGCGGCAGCTTAGTTGTCAAAATAAGAGCATGGGAATTGTCTactagcaaaaaaagaaaaagaatgagaCAAAAACATTGCTAAACTGAGCTCTTCATATTCTCAGATAAGCtgtaaaaatttttttttcagtgttactTCACCAGGATAAAAGAAATCCACTTTTTCTTGTAGGTACTTCATCCAAACGTGCATCATCATCCACTTCCAAGGAGCCAAGTTCATTACGAGACCGCCTTCGGTCATCCACTGCTAAAAAGCAACTTGCATCAGGGACTGTAGCTGGGGATGTGGCCTCAGGAAAGCGCTCTCGCCGCCAGATCCTGGCAGAGTCCGAGGGCCGTATGAGCAAGTCTAAGTCAGATGGCCAGATTAATGATAAAGTGGCTCTGGAAGCCAAAGTCAAAGACCTTCTTGGTTTGGCCAAGAGCAAAGACGTGGAAATCCTTCACCTTCGCAGCGAGCTGAGGGACATGAGGGCCCAACTCGGCCTTGGTGGGAAGGAGGTGCCACAGGAGGAAGAAGCTGGGGAGGAAGAGAAGCCCCAGGTTTCAGCCATCACGGCCGCTGATGTGGAGTCCACTCTGATTCTCTTACAAGAGCAGAATCAAGCCATCAGAGAGGAGCTCAACCTGCTGAAGAGCGAGAACCGCATGCTGAAAGATCGGCTGAATGCTCTGGGATTCTCCCTGGAGCAGAGGCTGGATGGCTCTGACAAGCTGTTCAACTACTCCTCCCTGAGTCCAGAACTGGCTGCAGGCAGTGGGCACAGCGATGGTGGTGGCACAGGTACTATGACCTCCTCAGTGGAAGGCTCTGCCCCTGGCTCATTGGAGGATCTTCTCACAGGACACCAGCATGGAGGCTCGGCAGACAACCTGGATAGTGAGTCAAGTGAGGTCTACCAAGCTGTCACCTCCAGTGACGATGCTCTGGACGCCCCATCTGGAGCTTCCTCGTCATCTGAGTCAGAGTGTGCACCTAGCAGGGAGCGTTCACGGAGGGGTAGCAGTGGCAATGCCAGTGAGGTGTCAGTAGCCTGTCTGACGGAGCGCATCCAACAGATGGAGGAGAAtcagcacagcacagctgaGGAGCTTCAGGCGACACTGCAGGAACTGGCTGACCTGCAGCAGATCACACAGGAGCTGAATGGAGAGAACGAGCGGCTCGGAGAGGAGAAAGTCATCCTCATGGACTCCTTGTGCCAGCAGAGCGACAAGCTGGAGCTCTACGGCCGCCAGATTGAATACCTGCGCTCGCTCCTCGAAGAGCATCATATATCCTACGTGCTGGAGGAGGACATCAAGAGTGGGCGCTACATGGAGCTGGAGCAGCGTTACGCAGATCTGGCGGATAATGCCCGCTTTGAGAGAGAGCAGCTACTGGGGGTGCAACAGCACCTATCCAACACGTTAAAGATGGCTGAGCAGGACAATGCTGAAGCTCAGGAGATGATGGGAgtgctgaaggagaggaaccaACAGATGGAGCGCCTCCTGGATTCGGAGAGGCAGGATCGAGCTGCCATGGCGGCCACACTGGAAGAGTACAAAGCAGCCGTGAGCAACGACCAGGCGGAGCTGAGCCGCTGCCGAGCCCAGCTGGATCAAGAGAGGCAGAGAGTGGCCGAGTTGTACTCTCTGCACACTGCGGGGGACAAAAAtgacatctgtcagctgctggaaGGTGTTCGGCTGGGGAAAGAGGAGGCTGAGGCCAAAGCTGCAAAGATGCAGGAGGAGATGGAACAGGCCCACGGCGAACTCAGCCGGCTGCAGGAGACTTTCAGGAAGGTTAGTTCAAGGACAGTGAGTGGAACATGAGATCTTCACGCAAATAGAAGCTAAATTGAGGCGTTTGACCTAAATGTCTTTACTTTAATCTAGGGTGCAACAACTCTCAGTTTTTGGGTTATGAAAATTACAGCTTTATTACTGCCTGTCCATCAGTGTCTCAGATATCACAAATTTAATATCACCAGCTCTCCAGAGTCAGCCTTTAGCAAGGAATGGTACACATTCTCAAAGACTATACAGAGCTAACTGCACAGATGTGTAGTTATAATAGCAGGCAGGTTATTGTGAAGATTTATTGCAGTCAGTTTTTACCTAATGTCTTGTCTACTGTCTAATTAAATGAAGTATACTTTAATTGTTTGTGCGCAGCTGGACAGTGAATACAGAGACTTCCAGGAGCAGGCACAGCAGCAAATGGCTGAGCAGGATCGTGCACTGGAGAAGCAGCGCATGGAGCTGCAGGAGAAGGACACAGAGATCGCTGACATGAAGGAAACCATCTTTGAACTGGAGGATGAGGTGGAGCAGCACCGAGCTCTGAAACTCCACGACAATCTCATTATCACAGATTTGGAAAGTAAGTGGGCTGCAGACACACTCTAACTCGAGTGGACGCTTGTGCTGAAGGCCAACTTTTATCAAGTAGTAGAACAATGTGAGCATGCTCATCAGCTTGCCTTAGAGATTCTGATATGAAAAGGACGTCTGCTTTTGAATCAGTGCGTTCTTTAATGATAGCATCACCAAACATTGCCTTCTGATTTCAGACTCTGTGAAGAAGCTGCAGGACCAGAAGCACGACATGGAGAGAGAGATTAAGATTCTTCACCGCAGGCTGAGAGTAAGTGGACATTCGTACTGAAAGGTGCtcatcttttaaaaactgctgaCATCCAACAGCCTAAAAATCTTGATAGCCACGCAGCTCGGGTGCAAACAACACGAGGCACCCATGAAGTGACCTGGGGAGTCACACGTAGCGCTGGACCATTTTTTGCTGTATATCATTCCCTTCCCCTTTCCCATATTTTGTTCCTCTCTCTACTGACCATGTCAGATGAAGCCATAAAAATCCCCCAGTCTCATTGTCAGCCGGCCAAGATGATGAAATATGATCCAGGAAGCACAGCTGTAGCACCAGAACAATGAGTTTTGAAGTCTTATCAAATAAAAAGTATTGTCCAGCAGTCAGTGGTGCTTTCAGGAAGGACTTTTGCAACTCTGGAATGTAATCACAGCAGCCATAACTTTTATCTTCTGTCACAGGAGTTCTGGGATACAAAATCGAAACATGCTGTTGCAAAGTCAGCCACACAGAATGTGAACGTGCACACGTTTGTGAAAGAGTGTGGATTGAGGCTGTTTGATTATGAGCAAGTAAAGGTCAAattatactagaaggaacaaaAACTAGGTTTTAAGACAGTACTTTGTATAAAATCTGGATACTAAATAAATGCAGTATTATGACTTCTAGCTCCACAAACCAAAATTTTTCCATCACTGTGGAATTTTCAAAAGGTTTGCTGCAGAATCCCCTGATATTTTGACACAAAAAAGCAGATAGAAAACGTAACAACTAACTGGTAAACAAAGCGGGGCATTTTTAGAAGCGCAGATATTTCCTTTAGGAGCTGATGGAAACCTAAACGGAGCGCAAAGGGGAATTCATGAAGGCCTGATTTTAAATGAATGCTAATGTTTCTGTCATAAGGAAAGTCTGTCATTACAAATAGGAAAAACTGCCCTCTGGTGGCCAAAAGAATTTATCCATactgctaaatacagtattgaTAAAATACTGCTGAGGGGTCTGCTGTTATGAGCATAAACAATGTTCAGCTGTTTGTAtcattacgtgtgtgtgtgtgtgtgtgtgtgtgtgtgtgtgtgcaggaggagTCAATGGAGTGGCGTCAGTTCCAGGCTGATCTGCAGACCGCTGTCGTCATTGCTAATGACATCAAGTCGGAAGCACAGGAGGAGATTGGTGACCTGCGGCGccgacttcaggaagcacaggAGAAGAACGAGAAGCTGAGCAAGGAGCTGGACGAAGTCAAGAGTCGCAAGTAAGACCCACAGAGAGATGCATGGAAGAGCTGCAACAGTCAGctcctaatttatttatttatttatttttaggagAAAAAACTgggatatttcatattttcattaaatTTGATACTAGATGCTCAGTAGCAGGGCTTGTGCTAAATCCAAagttgaattaaaaacaaaaataagttgtGAATTACACATTCTGTTTTCTATCTCGGTAAATTACTGAGCAGAGGCATTTTTGCATTGATAATGTCAAAACTGACACCACAGGTGCTCTgagtgcacatgctcagtggaGTGCTTTGTGTTTTCCAGGCAGGATGAGGAGAGAGGCAGAGTGTATAACTACATGAATGCAGTGGAGAGGGACCTAGCTGCTCTCAGACAAGGGATGGGTCTCAGCAGGCGATCCTCCACCTCCTCGGAGCCCTCACCCACCGTCAAAACACTCATCAAGAGCTTCGATAGTGCCTCACAAGGTACAACACTGTCtttgttttagatttttagaccttcactgctgcttttgttgtattttttttcccaaattcCCTCACCAAAGAGAGCCCATATTGTTAGTTAGTTTTTTGTCAAGAGTCACCAGTCTGACTAAGACAAGTGACATAAATTTAAGTCTTACCCCCCAACAATATATTCTCAatacattttcagcatttttattgatttactgCAGACAGGACTCCTGACATATCAGGCTTGTCTGCTTGCTGAAGAAGGTCCCAACTAAACTTTATATGACTGGATGTGAAGCTTTGCTTCTTTATATCTCAGGTCCAACGTCAAATGGTGCCTCTGTGGCTCCAACACCTCCAACAGCTCCGGCTGCTCCGTTACCTCGAACCCCCCTCAGCCCCAGTCCCATGAAGACGCCCCCAGCAGCTGCTGTTTCACCCATGCAGGTACTGGAAAAGGTTTTTaattaacatgttagcatttttGTCCCTTATTAGCTTACTGCTTTACATACTATTTCACACTAGTGCAAGGTCAAAAATTATATTCCTCATTGAGCACATGCTTATGCTTCTTCCAAGGTGCCATAATGAATCCTTTTAAAGTAGTCTTGAGCACcttcaaaaataatttctgaaggtctttcagaaGAACAGGCAGTCCTACAAAAAACATGTACATCAggtgaacagtatctgaaactCATGTCATTTAGAAATAGGAAAAggtccagcaaagacctgacacaggacctgagagatctggcccttcagctgaagcatctactgttcactgaagccttgtctgtcaagaagctgttcttAATAAAGgaaatttataaggaaaacctgaggactgaaaatcagtggtaaCAGGTCTCACGGATTCAAGTTTTAAATTTTTAGTTAAATTGTCAGTATGTAGAGCAGGTTCAGGagacaacagtgagtgtctacagccatttgTAAAACACGGAAGAGGCTTTGAAATGAGTTGGAGCTGCATTTGAGCCAGTGATGGTGTTGTGGATCTTACCAGCGTCCTGAAGAAGAAactaactattaaaaaaaactttcagtttGGCCTGGACTGTGGACAGTCCAGGCTTGAATTATtaaggtggtcacaccaaaaaatttaaagaaatgagggatagctcaagacttttgcacaacactgtacATTTTAAGCATTGGGCTTCTAAAGGGTTTGAGTGGTGGGGATTTTTGGGTTCTTCTCCTTTTCACATAGTATTGCAGGCTCTTATACTTGATCATGTGACACTCTCCAATGATATCAGCGTGACTTTGTGTTGTGCTTTTAGCTCAGATAACATTACAGAAGTGAAGCTCCGCCTACTGTTTTACAAATCACtgcattcagatttttttttttttttaactgtgcaaTAAAAggtgtttttctgctgtttcagaGACACTCCATAACTGGGTCAATGTCATCAGCCAAGCCGCTCTCCTCTTTGAGTGATAAGAGGCCCAGCTACACAGACATCTCCATGCCAGGTACATAttctacataaaaaaataaatctgtttcttTATGTAGGAACTGTTGCTTTTCATAGCTGCTGGGTGTACGCATATAAACATGCAGAATATTGTCCTGTTCATGAGGATTACCCATATAATATTTCAGTCCTTTGTCACAGTGATTAATAGGATTAATGGGCTGTCCCCTCTCTCAGGGTATATGGAGGGACTGTTTTTCTCAGAGGCCTGGACCTTAGCAGGTTTCCTGTATGTGTAGAGGATGATAAGCAGGAAATAATGAGTGCTTGGTTTGCTCGGTTCATTCTCAACACTAATGAGTTCAAGTGTTTCATGTGAACGTGCAGTCTTGGCCATAGCCTTCAGTCGTCCATTTATTCTTCActgatttattgttttcttgGTGAGTGTGTCGGCCTTGTGCGTCGGTATTCCCTGAACTCGGAGGGACTGGAATGTGGCTTTCTACTGACCTCTGCCCCCACCATGACATCTCATTTCAGAGGAAGTTGCTCATAGAGTAAATTGTTCTGTATGTGTTTACTGTGATGTTTACAGCCGAGCACCTTCTCAGGGGAACCTCAGCTAGCCGACCTCCATCTGCCCTCCAGAGGGTCTCCAACATTGACTCCTCCAAGGCGATCTCAGGTTAGAGATGCTGGCTATGTTTTATGAACTAATTATGAAGTAACtcaaccgtggctcagggggttgggaatcgcatctgtaaccggaaggtcgccggttcgatccctgggctctctgtccaggtcgttgtgtccctgggcaagacactttaccctacttgcctactggtgttggccagaggggccgatggcgcgatatggcagcctcgcttctgtcagtctgccccaggtgTGGCtaaaactgtagcttgcctccaccagtgtatgaatgtgagagtgaatgaatagtggcattgtaaagcgctttgggtgccttgaaaagcgctatataaatccattattattattattattattattattaactcgGTCAGTAGTTCAGTACGAAAAGCTGAGTTTGATTTCCTCTCCCGTGACTTAAACAGTGACCCGCCGGAGCAGTGAGGAGATTAAGAGGGACATGTCAGCCTCGGAGGGGTCTTCGTCATCTTCCCTGATGGCGATGAGTGCTGCCTCCTCCCCActctctctgtcctcctcctccccaaCCGCCTCCATCACTCCCACAGCCCGCAGCCGCTTAAGGTACCACATGTTGATCCACTGATTCACCTCTGATGTGTTTCTAATGTGCTCACATTGGCACTTAAAAAACATTGTCTGTTTCCATTCTTGTCAGTGATTTTAATCTCATGTTTCTTGAtcccttttttgtgtttattttttattttttttccatagcCCAGCTCATGATGGCTTTTCTTTACTCATTAAGTAAATCAGATGAACTTGTAATCTGTTGCCTTTTTGGTATGGAAAATGTCTTAAAACTGATTGCTTGTGCTTTTCCTCTGTTTCTGttacagagaggagagaaaggaCCCGCTGTCAGCACTGGCCAGAGAGTACGGAGGCTCTAAGAGGAATGCTTTGCTGAAGTGGTGCCAGAAGAAGACTGAGGGCTATCAGGTAGCTCTCTTCTGTCAGTGTCCCCATGATAAAAAGCAACTGTACATGCTGACTGAGGTGTTTCAAAAGTTACAGGTAAAGTGCAGCTGTAGTCGTACACTATATGTGACAAAGAGTATATAAAGTGCTTCTGCATCTCTAGAGGGAGCTGCATACAATCTAAAGGCTGAGTTCAAGTTTGAAAATAGAACGTGGGGGTGTGGAGTTAGAAAGAAATGAGATCACCAGACCTCTGAAGCCCACTCCTCATCTCCGCTTGAGGCTTCTTGCACAACCATTCTGACATGTTGCCTTGTGGAAAATTACTGCCTTTGCAATTCTAATAGTTAAAGGTTTTAGCACTAAACTTTCTGTAGCAATGGCTCATATTGGCCCATGTTTAATGTAATGAGGTCAGCGTATGTACTGTTAATGATGTATGTGAGCCAAAAGCTTAGGTTTCAGATTACTCTGAGTACCTTTTATTTGTCAGGAGCTGTTAGTCAGATGGGAGTTAAAGTGGCTTTTTTCAATCAGATagaggatgaactgaggggctgcacACAGCCCAGTAGAAGCTAAATAAGGATTGTATTGAACTGTCAGTGATGGAAAGCTATTCTAgttgagtccaagaataaaaagatGAAGCTGgaattttgtgtgtttgcgaTCTTTGTGTTCCGATTCTGTGTATAAAGTTTTTTAGCATGATCAGGGGGTGGACGTGATCCTCCAAATGAGTGTTAAAAACAACCTACTCACACTGTGGAAACATGTTTGCAGATGCTAGTTGAATGCTTTTAATGAGAAGAATCAGCGGAGGGTGTGCATAAGCAGTAACATGATGCAGGTCTAATGTGGTGCTAAGATTGCACAGTAAACTGTTATCAGCgagataaaatgaaaaacatgaaggcgGCATCATTTCCTCGTTCATAGGTAGATGCAGTGGTGCACTCTGCCACGGGCAGCGATACCTCATTGTAGAGAAAGGTAAATAATGTCACAACTTTAACTCCTGAGTTGGGATGAACTCTTTGTCTCCCTTTACACCCTTTAACTTTGCAGTACCCTTTACATGCTGCTGCAGACTGACTGCTCTGCGTAGGTCTCACTTGTTAATTTCACCGCAGGCTCTTTAAAgctatggttaaaaaaaaataaagataaatccAGTGACGACCTCAGAGTGATTTAAGCAGCAATAAACAGATGTGCCAAGAGTCCTCTGCCATCACCCCAACCCTTTTTATTTGATCTAAGGTATAGTTACCATGGCATCTTAGGTCTTCACCAGGAAGTGGGCAACATTTAGTATATCCTGTGATGTAGTTTTCTGATAAACACAGTGCTCTCTCTGCATCACTGCATATGGTGTAGATTATAGTTATGACATTAAAGATATTTGAGGATATAATTTAAGTGGTTGTttgcaggatgctgtaaatctTTTGATTTTAAAGGTCAGATGGCAGCTGATAGTGGAAAAGATGAtagatatgatatgatatggaTGAGTAGTGTTGACACTTCATATAAAATCCCAGGACCGTCATCAGATCGAGCagataaatcattttaaatggttCCGTGAAAGCAGAATTGATTATGAGCAATAGTGTTGTCTGAAACGATGTGGAGATCGGCCGTCTGGCGGTGACGTTCATGATGTAAAGGTCCAAAGGATGAAATGTTGTACAGTCATGTTTGACACCTTACCCAGAAAATAGCTTCCTATTGATTTGTGGTCTGGATTGTAAATGTTCTGTCGAGTATGATCAAAGTTTAAATGCATCacctttgtgttgtgttttttctttttttttcttttttaaagaacattGATATTACCAacttcagcagcagctggaacGATGGCCTGGCCTTCTGCGCCGTGCTCCACACCTACCTGCCCGCACACATCCCGTACCAGGAGCTCACCAGCCAGGAGAAGGCAAGTGACGTTCGGAAGAAAAGCTCAAACTTCTTTTAATCATCAGGTTTCATTACATGTGACTTAAACTGTGGCTTCTTTTCATCAGAGGAGAAACTTCACCTTAGCTTTCCAGGCCGCAGAGAGCGTGGGCATCAAATGCACTTTGGTAagcttcattaaaataaaaccccAGGAATGAAgataaaatacagcaaaaatCCTGACACAAATTTAGAACGGATGGCATAGAGAATATACTTTTCATTGCTTTTCAATACGGCAGCCAAGCTCGCACAGATTGCTTGTTGTGATCTCTGGCTGGAGTTAACCTGCAGTCTGCTTTCTAATTGTGATCCGTTTATAGTTCTGCTTTTAACCTCATAAACTTCACTCAGCTGCTTGTGCATCTATCATCACAGATCTGAGCTATACACTgacttttatttcaaatttggacagcGTCCTAAGTTAGTACAAGCGTACATGCGTTTAAACAATGTGCGGCTTTAGCCAACATGGATTTCTAACTGCTACACCATGTTGGCTCAATGAAAAGTCAACGTAAGGTAAGGTTACCTGAAAAGGAATGGTCTTAATATGAATCTACAAAgccttccttcttcttttttagtgTATACTGGTTCTCTGTCAACCTCACTTCGTCTGTCACAGACTCTCTGATTCTTTTTACCAGTTAAGCAAagactgtatatataaaaaaacagacataatAACCAAGACTTACTGCATTGCTATCTATTGCAGACTGGCAACCAATACCAGCTAGGTTGGTTATCAGTGATAATTTTGACAGAACATTCTGATTTAGTTCGTAATCTCTAAAATATAGAGTATAaagtttgtcctgtttttaacaGGGAGAGTTGCTCACCTCGCTTCACTAAGCACCCATGACATCAAATTGCGAAATGTGTCCATATCTGCTATTCTTTTCCTCCCAAGAACTGATATTTTGTCACAAAGATCAAATATGCGCTACTAAGCTTTACAGCACAAGGAGATTACTTCTGATTGGATTGATTCCAGACTCGTCCCGCCTTTGTATACAACTTAATAGGCTctgattggatttttttttttcttctattttcatcTTGTCAGTACATTTCATCTTAGATATAGTCTTGTTCCACAAAAAAAGGTTGTTGACAAAAACTATTACAAAGGTTATTAAAGAATGAAATTATCACTGCTATCTATAGACTGCTACCAGCTTTTTAAATAGCGTGTTAAGGTGATCACCCTCGTGCTGTTTGTCAGATAGCTCCCCTGAAAATGCTGCAGAGGGGCTCGGGCATGATTAGGAGGTCCAGCAGTGACTTGAATGAGCTGAGGAGAAGCCTTGCAGAGAGCTGTGACAGCAGCCACCTGTTAGACCAGCTGTAATCATGCTTAACTTTACCCTTTATACAATTTTAAATGTCTGGGTTGTGTTTTAAATGTAGTGTTTGTAGTTATATTAGCTTTAGAGACAGCTTATCAGGAAGTTATGGTACATGGCTTCTGACTTCGTTCTTCAGGGTGATGCTTGAGATTACACAAATGAGATGAAACGTGTTGGTCAGTGAGATCTGGAGGTGCTTACAGGTAGATTTTGTTACCATTCCACAGAGCCAGGTTAGCTGTTTTTCCTTTATGCTAACTGAAAGCATGCTGACCAGGTGCTAGCTGTAGACTCACATTGAACATGATTATGTTCAAGTCTAAGGAGTTTCCCAGAATGTCAAACTCATCTGGAAGTTTATTTGAATGggttgaaaatgtaaatattatacaGGATCCTCTATCATAAATCAAATGCTTCACTCAGGGTTTACTTACTGCTGTTACAGCTGGAGTTGGTAACTCTTATTATCAAGACGACTTGGTTGTGTTTAACCATAATCATTATTGATAAATTATAAATAACGCCCTTTAATGAAGTGAAAAACATCATATAAAATATGTAGTGTCTAAagtgtctgtttgtcttttccaGGACATTAATGAGATGGTGCACACAGAGAGGCCAGACTGGCAAAGTGTCATGACTTACGTTACAGCCATCTACAAGTACTTTGAGACCTGACTTCACCGTCTCCCTCGCCCTTCTCCTGCAGCACAATCAGAGCCACACTGACCGTCATGAGCTCTCAGCAACAATCCAACTGCACGGTCAACTCTTCCTTACTCCCTCCCCATGCATCACAGCAGCACTGTCATGCTTGCAAGTGTGTCCACGCTATTTAACAACACTAACTGCAGACCAGGACTTTGCTGGACAAGTGCCACATCCTCACACTGCAGCTAAGGAGACCCTTGTGTGGAGTTGTAGTCCAGGGGCTTGCCTGTTTGTTTACCATTATACTAGAAAGCCATGAGAAGGACAGGATGTGAATACCTGTGGTTCATCTTTTCCTCCAATTCATGCCTGAAGTAGCAGCGTGAAAAAGAAGCCAAGTCTCAGTGCCTTCTATCTGGATTGGTCTTGCATACGTTTCTCCGCTCTGCACCCATTCTCCAGGTTGTAGTTTGTTCAAGGGGAATTCCATCAAATCTGACTTTAAACACTCTGCTTTGCAGCATAAGGTTTGTCATAGGCTTTTCTTCTTGATGGGGAATAATTACTGGATGTTTCCCCCcgtaaatgttcagtttctacaTTATAAGAAACCAAAGGTTAGTCATGTTGGAATTTCCCCCTAAAACTTTGTAAATTCCCTTTGGTCAGACTTGAGACAGATGCAGGATTTTACTCCAAGTCTTCCAGATGTTGCAGTGCGATAACAGATGCCTCTCATACAACGGAtaaagtgcctgtgtgagttTTGATGCAGGAGACCAGAAAacaagctctttttttcttcttctccagtTTGTAAAGCTGAGGATTTGAGGAGTTGCCAAACTAGTTtcagattcattcattcattgatGCTGATCACGACTGACTGCTTTCAAGGACAGGTGTGCACTTTGTTCTACAACTCTGCTGCACTTTTCTGTTGTTAAGCCGCACTAACACACTATGATAGGTTTTCTGTAATAGATCCAAGACTTTAGACTAATATTCATTTGAAGAACTATATAACGTGTTTGTATTTTATAGGCCTGGAGTTGCCGTCGTGCACTTCGTTCATTGGGCACATACAGCACACATTTCATCATAATCAAGCTATGAGTAACTAGAAAACTAGAACCTTAGATAATGGACTCAGCTGTAGATTTCATGCCAGGCTCTGGTTTTAGGAAGCAAGACTAGACACTTTCatgagcttttttaaaaatttattttaggcCAAAGCAGTGCTTCAGTtaaagcagcaggtggatgttttcagtgatgCGTTTTGCTGCTTTCTTGCCAGTAACCAGACATGAAAACCTCAGTTTGGCTCTGATCTGTAAAGTGTGATCAAAAGTTCTGTGAACTGTCTGTGAAAAGCAAAC
This genomic stretch from Astatotilapia calliptera chromosome 12, fAstCal1.2, whole genome shotgun sequence harbors:
- the specc1la gene encoding cytospin-A encodes the protein MKKTVRPGVSKGSADRGKSEAVTTGGKPPAKSTTVAPLSKVKSNDDLLAAMAGGNPSSSSAVTKTKRTTSVGTSASNLDSKPKTTSGTSSKRASSSTSKEPSSLRDRLRSSTAKKQLASGTVAGDVASGKRSRRQILAESEGRMSKSKSDGQINDKVALEAKVKDLLGLAKSKDVEILHLRSELRDMRAQLGLGGKEVPQEEEAGEEEKPQVSAITAADVESTLILLQEQNQAIREELNLLKSENRMLKDRLNALGFSLEQRLDGSDKLFNYSSLSPELAAGSGHSDGGGTGTMTSSVEGSAPGSLEDLLTGHQHGGSADNLDSESSEVYQAVTSSDDALDAPSGASSSSESECAPSRERSRRGSSGNASEVSVACLTERIQQMEENQHSTAEELQATLQELADLQQITQELNGENERLGEEKVILMDSLCQQSDKLELYGRQIEYLRSLLEEHHISYVLEEDIKSGRYMELEQRYADLADNARFEREQLLGVQQHLSNTLKMAEQDNAEAQEMMGVLKERNQQMERLLDSERQDRAAMAATLEEYKAAVSNDQAELSRCRAQLDQERQRVAELYSLHTAGDKNDICQLLEGVRLGKEEAEAKAAKMQEEMEQAHGELSRLQETFRKLDSEYRDFQEQAQQQMAEQDRALEKQRMELQEKDTEIADMKETIFELEDEVEQHRALKLHDNLIITDLENSVKKLQDQKHDMEREIKILHRRLREESMEWRQFQADLQTAVVIANDIKSEAQEEIGDLRRRLQEAQEKNEKLSKELDEVKSRKQDEERGRVYNYMNAVERDLAALRQGMGLSRRSSTSSEPSPTVKTLIKSFDSASQGPTSNGASVAPTPPTAPAAPLPRTPLSPSPMKTPPAAAVSPMQRHSITGSMSSAKPLSSLSDKRPSYTDISMPAEHLLRGTSASRPPSALQRVSNIDSSKAISVTRRSSEEIKRDMSASEGSSSSSLMAMSAASSPLSLSSSSPTASITPTARSRLREERKDPLSALAREYGGSKRNALLKWCQKKTEGYQNIDITNFSSSWNDGLAFCAVLHTYLPAHIPYQELTSQEKRRNFTLAFQAAESVGIKCTLDINEMVHTERPDWQSVMTYVTAIYKYFET